GAGGTTGTCCTGTGGGCTGGAGCCGGGTTTTCAAAGTATGCCGGCTACCCCATGGGCGGCGGCTTGGTACGTCACCTGTTTGATACGCTCAGCAAAGCCCAGCAGCAGCAGGCCCGGGAGTATGCCCCCTCGCTGGATGCAGACGGTTATCCTAACATGCCGCTACCTGCTTTTGCCAGTCTGTTCGTCAACCTGTTTAACGGGCGCCTGCACGAGTTGCGCAAAGAGGTAAAGGCCGTATATTCTGCGCGGCCCAAGTCACTAAAGACTCATCAGCAGGTGGCTACCATTCCTTTCTTCGAGCATATCGTTACCACGAACTACGACTCGCTCTTTGAGCAGGCGTACGGCCAGGATAAACTTCACATTGTTACCAACGGTGAGCAGATACCGTATCAGGAACCAAATAAACCTACTCTGTATAAGGTGCATGGCAGCCTGGAGGACTTGAACCGTCTGCTGATCACGGAGGAAGACTACCGGGCATTTTACTCCAAGGCCGACCACCTGCTGTGGGGTGCCATCCAGGCGCTTATGGCGAGTAAAACTCTGCTCTTCGTTGGCTACGGCCTGGAAGACCCGAATGTACTGGTCTTATTTGAGCGCATCCTGGATGCGGTAAAAGGCAATATGCGCGGGGCCTACCTAGTTTCCCCCAATTTGAGTCAGCTCCGCATCGACTGGCTCAAGCGCCACAACGTCACCTACATTCAATCTACCGG
This genomic window from Hymenobacter sp. DG01 contains:
- a CDS encoding SIR2 family protein, with translation MDQETLFKTIRNREVVLWAGAGFSKYAGYPMGGGLVRHLFDTLSKAQQQQAREYAPSLDADGYPNMPLPAFASLFVNLFNGRLHELRKEVKAVYSARPKSLKTHQQVATIPFFEHIVTTNYDSLFEQAYGQDKLHIVTNGEQIPYQEPNKPTLYKVHGSLEDLNRLLITEEDYRAFYSKADHLLWGAIQALMASKTLLFVGYGLEDPNVLVLFERILDAVKGNMRGAYLVSPNLSQLRIDWLKRHNVTYIQSTGGTVNCGPAAGPEGYCGTRLKKGRD